One window of Acidimicrobiales bacterium genomic DNA carries:
- a CDS encoding DEAD/DEAH box helicase produces the protein MKTTPADLLSLIAPGSLVEVRDEEWLVRQTQQTPSDGMLVRCLGTSSFVRDTEATFFTNLDVITPLRPEDTELVADHSPNFRTSRLYLEAVLRKTPLPATETSLAVAHRQLLDELEYQRKAAHKALTGLRPRLLIADAVGLGKTLEVGMILSELIRRGRGERILVVTPRHILEQFQHELWTRFSIPLVRLDSEGIQRLRRKIPANRNPFTVYKRAIVSIDTIKNAGRYRHHLEKIRWDAVVIDECHNLVNKGTLNNQLARVLAPAPRHSCSPVRRPTTATLRASPSSSDCSTRPLWSMPMI, from the coding sequence ATGAAGACCACCCCCGCCGACCTTCTTTCGCTCATCGCCCCGGGCAGCCTCGTCGAGGTTCGCGACGAGGAGTGGCTCGTCCGCCAGACCCAGCAGACTCCCTCCGACGGGATGCTCGTCCGTTGCCTCGGAACCTCCTCGTTCGTCCGTGATACCGAGGCCACCTTCTTCACCAACCTCGACGTCATCACGCCCCTGAGGCCGGAGGACACCGAGCTCGTCGCCGACCACTCACCCAACTTCCGGACGTCCCGCCTCTACCTCGAGGCCGTGCTGCGCAAGACCCCGCTCCCGGCAACTGAGACCAGCCTCGCCGTCGCGCATCGCCAGCTCCTCGACGAGCTCGAGTATCAGCGCAAGGCCGCTCACAAGGCCCTTACCGGGCTCCGCCCCCGCCTCCTCATCGCCGACGCTGTCGGGCTGGGCAAGACCCTCGAGGTCGGGATGATTCTCTCCGAGCTCATCCGTCGTGGTCGGGGAGAGCGGATCCTCGTCGTCACCCCCCGCCACATCCTCGAGCAGTTCCAGCACGAGCTCTGGACCCGGTTCTCGATTCCGCTCGTCCGGCTCGACTCGGAGGGCATCCAGCGTCTCCGCCGCAAGATCCCCGCCAACCGCAATCCGTTCACCGTCTACAAGCGGGCGATCGTTTCCATCGACACCATCAAGAACGCCGGCCGCTACCGCCACCACCTCGAGAAGATCCGCTGGGACGCCGTCGTCATCGACGAGTGCCACAACCTCGTCAACAAGGGCACCCTCAACAACCAGCTCGCCCGGGTCCTCGCCCCCGCACCGAGGCACTCTTGCTCACCAGTGCGACGCCCCACAACGGCGACCCTGAGAGCTTCGCCGAGCTCATCCGACTGCTCGACCCGACCGCTGTGGTCGATGCCGATGATTTGA
- a CDS encoding DEAD/DEAH box helicase, giving the protein MTATTVTLDPLDAAKTISRRYESYLRDTFMPQREDLAGELIGALRNKTLTKGPYLEASAPFENGAPIAGLVAEGVLSELFGRFGDELPEDRPLYVHQEQAIRKAVVDRRNLVVSTGTGSGKTETFLVPIINDLFREIEEGTVERPGVRALLLYPMNALVNDQVKRLRRLLSPAPEIRFGRYVGETQEKASKAEEDFRARYPNEPRIENEMISREEMRDRPPHILITNYAMLEYLLLRPQDSPFFDGPGAELWRALVLDEAHVYSGAQGAEVGMLLRRLRDRVLRSERGRIQCFATSATLGKGEEDYPDLVRFASTLFDETFDWEADDPERQDIVVAERRPLAVGDGSLTLDVETIRELRQRFRAGAGVAELAAIAGDGTAPQPTDSPQVFLATLLRNETHVLAVQRILEDDGGVELDDVARRVFPDYGDASEALVDLIDLAIAARHDSADAPLIPARYHFWVGSLEGGFLCLHRGHPEGHPRLLLARHDSCPACEKAGLSSAMAELGVCRRCGIEYLVGSIRDRGNGDRLELVSDRSTSHDYLLLADSVADVDDDSIAGLEGDLESATATYFDPPTGSVTTEAGEGRIRVQHIGVPERGQQLHRCAACSSWTSNEIVMRLLTGTDAPVSVVATALYQATPPSSDRRQQAEIGEGRKLLVFADSRQDAAYFAPYLERTYGRSTARRLIADAIEEMTDDHGAPRVPDVIDHVYQAAEKALVLDRDDGRTNNRRVAAEWVVQELIAIDRRQSLDGLGLADITVAFPRRFESSPTLDALGLDRDEGAELLRALFETIRQATAITMPSQVDIRDERFAPRNRQIGLREQGAEYGVIGWVPSGSSVNSRTDLLRKIFAARRIDADPVDVLQRLWRDELTTPTGLWSNVLLSENDSKTGTTWRLDHERIELVARRADHIPRRCGTCMRIWWHSVSDVCPGWRCDGTLGPEDGAALDSNHYAQLYRSIQPIGMAVQEHTAQWATQKASQIQDDFVDGRLNILSCSTTFELGVDVGEVQAVLLRNVPPQASNYVQRAGRAGRRIDSAALVVTYAQRRSHDRKHFDDPTPMIEGTIDPPVIIIDNEPIVRRHIHSVAFAAFERAVVDSGRPAHHNVGEFFLTGDEGATPADIEFVEWLGTQPEALGDAIERITPATIADRIGVRSWDWVGALAEEHEDEPAFGWLGRTQHEVREEIGHLEELIENAFAEKNERPINALRRLHNTLTGRQLLGFLSSRNILPKYGFPVDVVELDLRRTGSSVAANLELQRDLRLAIGTYAPGAEVVAGKHTWRSIGLKTRPGHALPRYSWRECKECGGFRSSLHEVEPACPHCGGTDASDGGRYVHPLYGFVGTEKGETGESRPLRSSMIDTWFGAYGADVPDFTELDGLGRALVRYRASRQGRIVAINRGPGRRPFRICSRCGHGDVAPQGKRAKPKPHNDPRFPGRECDGQLTPVGIGHEFLTDVAEIQFGGINKRLWSANAMRSLLYAVLAGAARRGISARDVDGTLHIYSRSEPPALILYDAVPGGAGYARFLLEDLEALFTEALAVAESCECAENESCYGCLRTYSNQLFHDELARGDAILLLREILGEAADHGSDDLDMFSPLVRPLLAAVISSGAEMPIAGYEVEDPDSSGWMLEAAWPTPRIAITLERDEQRDRWLSANGWDVRHVHDWTPPSLQAAL; this is encoded by the coding sequence ATGACCGCCACCACGGTCACCCTCGATCCGCTCGACGCGGCGAAGACGATCAGCCGGCGCTACGAGAGCTACCTGCGGGACACGTTCATGCCCCAGCGAGAGGATCTCGCTGGTGAGCTGATCGGCGCGCTGCGCAACAAGACGTTGACGAAGGGCCCCTACCTCGAGGCCTCGGCGCCATTCGAGAACGGCGCGCCGATCGCCGGCCTCGTCGCCGAGGGAGTGCTGTCCGAGCTCTTCGGCCGCTTCGGCGACGAGCTCCCCGAGGATCGGCCGCTCTACGTCCACCAGGAGCAGGCCATCCGCAAGGCCGTCGTCGACCGGCGGAACCTTGTGGTCTCGACCGGCACCGGATCGGGCAAGACCGAGACGTTCCTCGTCCCGATCATCAACGACCTGTTCCGGGAGATCGAGGAGGGAACGGTCGAGCGTCCGGGCGTGAGGGCCCTGCTGCTCTATCCGATGAACGCCCTCGTCAACGATCAGGTCAAGCGCCTCCGTCGCCTCCTGTCCCCGGCACCGGAGATCCGCTTCGGCCGGTACGTAGGGGAAACTCAGGAGAAGGCGTCGAAAGCGGAGGAGGACTTTCGGGCCCGCTACCCGAACGAGCCCCGCATCGAAAACGAGATGATCTCCCGCGAAGAGATGCGGGACCGGCCCCCACACATCCTCATCACCAACTACGCGATGCTCGAGTACCTGCTGCTCCGCCCCCAGGACAGCCCCTTCTTCGATGGGCCCGGTGCCGAGCTGTGGCGGGCGCTCGTCCTCGACGAGGCACACGTCTACAGCGGGGCGCAGGGAGCGGAGGTCGGCATGCTCCTGCGCCGCCTGCGCGACCGGGTACTGAGGAGCGAGCGTGGCCGCATCCAGTGCTTTGCCACCAGCGCCACGCTCGGCAAGGGCGAAGAGGACTACCCGGACCTCGTCCGCTTCGCCTCCACTCTCTTCGACGAGACGTTCGATTGGGAGGCCGACGACCCGGAGCGACAGGACATCGTGGTCGCCGAGCGGAGGCCACTCGCGGTCGGCGACGGCTCGCTAACGCTCGATGTCGAGACGATCCGCGAGCTCCGGCAGAGGTTCAGGGCGGGAGCCGGAGTGGCAGAACTCGCTGCGATAGCCGGCGACGGGACGGCTCCACAGCCCACCGACTCTCCGCAGGTCTTCCTGGCGACGTTGCTTCGGAACGAGACCCACGTCCTGGCCGTTCAGAGGATCCTCGAGGACGATGGGGGCGTCGAGCTCGATGACGTGGCCAGACGAGTCTTCCCGGACTACGGGGATGCCTCGGAGGCCCTCGTCGACCTCATCGACCTCGCCATCGCCGCCCGACACGACAGCGCCGACGCTCCCCTCATCCCCGCCCGCTACCACTTCTGGGTCGGATCACTCGAAGGCGGCTTCCTCTGCCTCCATCGCGGTCACCCCGAGGGACATCCCCGTCTTCTCCTTGCCCGCCACGACTCGTGCCCAGCCTGCGAGAAGGCGGGACTGAGTTCTGCGATGGCCGAGCTCGGCGTCTGCCGACGATGCGGGATCGAGTATCTCGTCGGCTCTATTCGAGACCGAGGAAACGGAGATCGGCTGGAGCTCGTCAGTGATCGATCGACCAGTCACGACTACCTACTACTCGCAGACTCCGTCGCCGACGTCGACGACGACTCGATCGCCGGACTCGAGGGCGACCTCGAATCCGCGACGGCAACCTACTTCGACCCCCCGACCGGGTCAGTCACGACAGAAGCCGGTGAGGGGCGCATCCGGGTGCAGCACATCGGGGTTCCTGAGAGGGGCCAACAACTGCACCGCTGCGCTGCGTGCAGCTCCTGGACCTCGAACGAGATCGTGATGCGGCTGCTGACGGGTACCGATGCACCCGTTTCGGTGGTCGCAACCGCCCTCTATCAGGCGACTCCCCCTTCGAGCGACCGTCGTCAGCAGGCGGAGATCGGTGAGGGGCGCAAACTGCTCGTCTTCGCCGACAGTCGCCAGGACGCCGCCTACTTCGCGCCGTATCTGGAGAGGACGTATGGCCGGTCGACGGCGCGCCGTCTGATCGCCGACGCGATCGAGGAAATGACAGACGATCACGGCGCGCCGCGAGTGCCGGACGTCATCGACCACGTCTATCAGGCGGCCGAGAAGGCTCTCGTCCTCGACCGCGACGACGGCCGGACGAACAACCGGCGAGTCGCCGCCGAGTGGGTCGTCCAGGAGCTCATCGCCATCGACCGGCGCCAGAGCCTCGACGGTCTGGGCCTCGCCGACATCACGGTTGCGTTCCCTCGCCGCTTCGAGAGCTCACCAACCCTCGATGCCCTGGGACTCGACCGCGACGAGGGGGCCGAGCTACTCCGAGCGCTCTTCGAGACCATCCGCCAGGCGACGGCGATCACGATGCCGAGCCAGGTGGACATCCGTGACGAGAGGTTCGCACCTCGGAACCGCCAGATCGGACTCCGGGAGCAGGGAGCCGAGTACGGCGTGATCGGCTGGGTGCCATCGGGAAGCTCGGTCAACAGTCGCACGGACCTCCTGAGGAAGATCTTCGCCGCCCGGCGCATCGACGCTGACCCGGTCGACGTGCTGCAGCGGCTGTGGCGTGACGAGCTCACGACGCCCACTGGCCTGTGGTCCAACGTCCTGCTCAGCGAGAACGATTCGAAGACCGGCACGACCTGGCGTCTCGACCACGAGCGCATCGAACTCGTGGCCCGGCGTGCGGATCACATCCCTCGCCGGTGCGGCACCTGCATGCGCATCTGGTGGCACTCGGTGTCCGACGTCTGCCCCGGGTGGCGGTGCGACGGCACGCTCGGTCCGGAGGACGGCGCAGCGCTCGACTCGAACCACTACGCGCAGCTCTACCGGTCGATCCAGCCAATCGGGATGGCGGTGCAGGAACACACCGCCCAGTGGGCCACTCAGAAGGCCTCCCAGATCCAGGACGACTTCGTAGACGGCCGCCTCAACATCCTGAGCTGCTCGACGACCTTCGAGCTCGGTGTCGACGTCGGCGAGGTCCAGGCGGTTCTTCTCCGAAACGTGCCACCGCAGGCATCGAACTACGTCCAGCGGGCCGGACGGGCCGGCCGACGCATCGACTCGGCGGCGCTCGTGGTGACCTACGCCCAGCGGCGCTCCCACGACCGCAAGCACTTCGACGACCCGACCCCAATGATCGAGGGGACGATCGATCCGCCGGTGATCATCATCGACAACGAACCGATCGTCCGGCGCCACATCCACTCCGTTGCGTTCGCCGCGTTCGAGCGCGCCGTCGTGGACTCAGGCCGGCCGGCCCACCACAACGTTGGGGAATTCTTCCTAACCGGGGACGAAGGCGCGACCCCTGCCGACATCGAGTTCGTCGAATGGCTCGGGACACAGCCGGAGGCTCTTGGGGACGCGATCGAGCGGATCACCCCGGCAACCATCGCCGACCGCATCGGTGTACGGAGCTGGGACTGGGTGGGGGCGCTCGCCGAAGAGCATGAGGACGAGCCCGCCTTCGGATGGCTGGGGCGAACCCAGCACGAAGTGCGGGAGGAGATCGGCCACCTCGAAGAACTCATCGAGAACGCATTCGCCGAGAAGAACGAGCGCCCCATCAACGCGCTCCGGAGGCTGCACAACACGCTCACCGGCCGTCAACTCCTCGGCTTCCTGAGCAGTCGGAACATCCTTCCCAAGTACGGATTCCCCGTCGACGTCGTCGAACTCGACCTACGGCGAACCGGCAGCAGCGTCGCGGCGAACCTCGAACTGCAGCGCGACCTGCGACTCGCCATCGGCACCTACGCACCGGGCGCTGAAGTGGTCGCCGGCAAGCACACCTGGCGTTCCATCGGTCTCAAGACGAGGCCCGGGCATGCCCTGCCGCGCTACAGCTGGCGGGAATGCAAGGAGTGTGGCGGGTTCCGATCGAGCCTCCACGAGGTGGAACCGGCGTGTCCGCACTGCGGAGGAACCGACGCGAGCGACGGCGGCCGCTACGTCCATCCGCTCTACGGATTCGTCGGCACCGAGAAGGGCGAGACCGGCGAATCCCGCCCCTTGCGCTCGTCGATGATCGACACATGGTTCGGCGCCTACGGCGCCGACGTGCCCGACTTCACCGAACTCGACGGACTCGGCCGTGCCCTCGTGCGGTACCGGGCGAGCCGCCAGGGACGGATCGTCGCCATCAACCGCGGCCCGGGGCGCCGCCCCTTTCGGATCTGCAGCCGGTGCGGGCACGGCGACGTCGCACCCCAGGGGAAGCGGGCCAAGCCGAAGCCCCACAACGATCCACGGTTCCCCGGCCGGGAGTGTGACGGCCAACTGACCCCTGTCGGAATCGGCCACGAGTTCCTCACCGACGTCGCAGAGATCCAATTCGGCGGCATCAACAAGCGCCTCTGGTCCGCGAACGCGATGCGCAGCCTCCTGTATGCCGTGCTCGCCGGGGCCGCACGGCGTGGCATCTCCGCTCGGGACGTCGACGGGACGCTGCACATCTACTCCCGGTCCGAACCGCCCGCCCTGATCCTTTATGACGCTGTTCCGGGTGGAGCGGGCTACGCACGGTTCCTTCTCGAGGACCTCGAAGCACTGTTCACAGAGGCGCTCGCCGTAGCCGAGTCATGTGAGTGCGCCGAGAACGAGTCCTGCTATGGCTGCCTGCGGACGTACTCGAACCAGCTGTTCCACGACGAGCTGGCGCGTGGCGATGCAATCCTCCTCCTGCGGGAGATCCTGGGCGAGGCAGCTGACCACGGGTCCGATGATCTAGACATGTTCAGCCCACTCGTACGCCCCCTGCTAGCTGCGGTGATCAGCTCCGGCGCCGAAATGCCAATCGCTGGTTACGAGGTCGAGGACCCCGACAGTTCAGGGTGGATGCTCGAGGCGGCATGGCCGACACCGCGGATCGCCATCACGCTAGAACGTGATGAACAGCGCGACCGCTGGCTCTCAGCCAACGGCTGGGACGTACGGCACGTCCACGATTGGACGCCGCCGAGCCTCCAGGCGGCGCTGTGA
- a CDS encoding AbrB/MazE/SpoVT family DNA-binding domain-containing protein: MEVAARVTSKGQITIPKAVRDALGISSGDDVVFRIHGNRAVLARTPDFLELAGSVDVPAAKRNIAWDDVIRAARESRAARRR; encoded by the coding sequence GTGGAGGTTGCCGCGAGAGTCACATCGAAGGGCCAGATCACCATCCCGAAGGCCGTCCGGGACGCTCTGGGCATCAGCAGCGGCGACGACGTCGTGTTCAGGATCCATGGCAACCGGGCGGTGCTGGCCCGGACACCGGACTTCCTCGAGCTCGCAGGCTCGGTCGACGTACCCGCCGCCAAGCGCAACATCGCCTGGGACGACGTGATCCGCGCCGCACGTGAGTCGAGAGCCGCCCGGCGACGATGA
- a CDS encoding PIN domain-containing protein translates to MTAFVDTNVIVRHLTGEPPELAERATRYLASGERLLLTDLILAETVYVLESFYEVPVADVARAARSLVTYGSVTCVDVPLLLRAIETYESERLDFADAYLVACAESTGVGRVASFDRAIDRAPTVERVEPPA, encoded by the coding sequence ATGACGGCCTTCGTCGACACCAACGTCATCGTCCGACATCTCACCGGCGAACCACCCGAGCTCGCCGAGCGGGCGACGAGATACCTCGCCTCGGGCGAACGCCTCCTGCTCACCGACCTGATCCTCGCCGAGACCGTGTACGTCCTCGAGTCCTTCTACGAGGTGCCCGTCGCCGACGTGGCCCGGGCGGCCCGCTCGCTCGTCACCTACGGATCCGTCACCTGCGTGGACGTTCCGCTGCTGTTGCGGGCGATCGAGACCTACGAGTCCGAGCGGCTCGACTTCGCCGACGCCTACCTCGTCGCCTGCGCTGAGTCCACCGGGGTCGGGCGGGTAGCCTCGTTCGACCGTGCGATCGACCGGGCTCCCACGGTGGAGAGGGTCGAGCCGCCTGCATGA
- a CDS encoding AbrB/MazE/SpoVT family DNA-binding domain-containing protein gives MTHRVGPKGQVVIPKELRDEFGIEPGDEVSFWRHGDHVAVAEDLELWTGDPELLVEGSPWRWRDLR, from the coding sequence ATGACTCACCGTGTGGGGCCGAAGGGGCAGGTCGTGATCCCAAAGGAGTTGCGCGACGAGTTCGGCATCGAGCCCGGTGACGAGGTCAGCTTCTGGCGTCACGGGGACCACGTCGCCGTCGCCGAGGACCTAGAGCTATGGACCGGCGACCCTGAGCTGCTGGTCGAAGGGTCGCCCTGGCGGTGGCGCGACCTGCGCTGA
- a CDS encoding DUF5615 family PIN-like protein, translated as MRFLLDEMYSEQVAELLVARGHDALHVRAIGLGGASDGDVLARAVEDRRTLVTENASDFLPLLDQRQSAGLPMTPVLVALTASRGVSGALHARLATEIDRWAADNEDPYAHAHWLG; from the coding sequence GTGAGGTTCCTGCTCGACGAGATGTACAGCGAGCAGGTCGCTGAGTTGCTCGTCGCCCGGGGCCACGATGCTCTACACGTCCGGGCGATCGGCCTCGGCGGAGCTTCCGACGGCGATGTTCTCGCCCGTGCGGTGGAAGACCGGCGAACTCTCGTCACTGAGAACGCGTCCGACTTCCTGCCGCTGCTGGATCAGCGCCAGAGCGCCGGGTTGCCGATGACGCCGGTGCTCGTGGCGCTCACGGCGAGCCGTGGCGTCAGCGGTGCACTCCACGCACGACTCGCCACGGAGATCGATCGCTGGGCCGCCGACAACGAGGATCCGTACGCCCATGCCCACTGGCTCGGCTGA
- a CDS encoding TM0106 family RecB-like putative nuclease: MQVIDGTTIYSASDLTSFLECRHKVGLKLAAAQARAGGDPVTDGADGAYGTDGALGTERADDVDLVARHGLAHEQRHLESLRARGLHVVEAPEPIERSLAGFRAAADATVEIMRAGPDVIFQAVLFDGTWLGYADFLTRVDRPSALGGHSYEARDTKLARSTKISALIQLADYSAHLERLQGAAPETMHVVLGDDTTESVQVRIADAYHRRLRRRFLDAVGTDLRAEYPVPVSHCDICEYAQRCADRRTADDHLSLLPGVRRDQVAKLEEGGYATVAALGTATPPVTVPRLADGTTERLHNLARLQVDARAAGEPLFELKPPSDDGVRTGFDLLPEPNPGDLFFDLEGDPFIGDEGREYLWGWCDDRGEPGYVSAWGHTAQTERDAAVAFIDMVTARLAEHPGMHVYHYASYEITVLKRLTAVHGLRQTELDELLRTEVFCDLYTVARQGLAVSVPSYSIKKLEAFYRAGRNTDVTSGMESVVAYEDWLDTGNQALLDDIEAYNRDDCVSTLELRDWLVSIRPPAAPAEPDPDDDGAEDTEPTDNQLRDERRAALVERLLDGTAATEPGGGGPIDPTVLLAGLLGFHRREARPASWQIFARQNMTDAELVDDSESIGQITYEGPVDTEKQSIIHRYRFDPDQSHKLGAGDKVLDPDTLDGVGAIRALDDTEGTVDFKVGKNRPAPTPRGLIPGWGPPTASLEEALLEIGEWVADNGIATPGPYRAALDLLRRVPPRLGDHTPGAPLVLDDDPSGALPGLAARLDHSHLAVQGPPGSGKTYAGAELICHLVQLGRKVGVTANSHAVIENLLTETCEHADGDIRAIKIGGDHDPEEVDFECAGNHPGTRDDIVSHEGGLVVGGSAWFFSHADMRDVFDVIVIDEAGQLSLANAVAVSTGADSLVLLGDPQQLDQPMQGSHPPGTATSALGHLIGHHDTLPPELGVFLDRTWRMHADVCGPVSELSYDGRLRSRDLCAARRLLDHGTGIRWVPVAHEGCRNESPAEAERVSEIVDALLADGWVNDDGAKVALTAAEILVIAPYNAQVRRLRSVLGERARVGTVDKFQGQQAAVAIFSMAASSAEDIPRGVEFQFSRNRLNVAISRAKCLSIVVGSERLLDARCRNRDQLSLVNALCRLVETAQRLPGGL, translated from the coding sequence ATGCAGGTCATCGACGGGACCACGATCTACAGCGCGAGCGACCTGACGTCGTTCCTCGAATGCCGCCACAAGGTCGGCCTCAAGCTCGCCGCGGCGCAGGCCCGGGCCGGCGGTGACCCGGTGACCGACGGAGCCGACGGCGCCTACGGAACCGACGGCGCCCTCGGAACGGAGCGAGCCGACGACGTCGACCTCGTCGCCCGCCACGGCCTCGCCCACGAACAGCGCCACCTCGAATCACTACGGGCGCGGGGCCTCCACGTGGTCGAAGCGCCCGAGCCCATCGAACGCTCCCTCGCCGGATTCCGCGCCGCCGCCGACGCCACCGTCGAGATCATGCGGGCCGGCCCCGACGTCATCTTCCAGGCCGTCCTCTTCGACGGCACCTGGCTCGGCTACGCCGACTTCCTCACCCGGGTGGACCGCCCGTCGGCCCTCGGCGGCCACTCCTACGAGGCCCGGGACACCAAGCTCGCCCGCTCCACCAAGATCAGCGCGCTCATCCAACTGGCCGACTACAGCGCACACCTCGAACGCCTCCAGGGCGCCGCCCCCGAGACGATGCACGTCGTCCTCGGCGACGACACCACCGAATCCGTGCAGGTCCGCATCGCCGACGCCTACCACCGCCGGCTGCGGCGCCGGTTCCTCGACGCCGTCGGCACCGACCTGCGCGCCGAGTACCCGGTGCCCGTCAGCCACTGCGACATCTGCGAGTACGCCCAGCGCTGCGCAGACCGCCGCACCGCCGACGACCACCTCTCTCTCCTCCCCGGCGTCCGCCGTGACCAGGTGGCCAAGCTCGAGGAGGGCGGCTACGCGACCGTCGCCGCGCTCGGCACCGCCACTCCCCCCGTCACGGTCCCCCGCCTCGCCGACGGCACCACCGAGCGGCTCCACAACCTCGCCCGCCTCCAGGTGGACGCCCGGGCTGCGGGCGAACCGCTCTTCGAGCTGAAACCGCCCTCCGACGACGGCGTCCGCACCGGCTTCGACCTGCTCCCCGAACCCAACCCGGGAGACCTCTTCTTCGACCTCGAAGGAGACCCGTTCATCGGCGACGAAGGCCGTGAGTACCTGTGGGGATGGTGCGACGACCGCGGCGAACCCGGCTACGTGTCCGCGTGGGGGCACACGGCACAGACCGAGCGGGACGCGGCGGTCGCCTTCATCGACATGGTCACCGCCCGCCTCGCCGAGCACCCCGGCATGCACGTCTACCACTACGCCTCCTACGAGATCACCGTGCTCAAGCGCCTCACGGCGGTCCACGGCCTCCGCCAGACCGAGCTGGACGAACTGCTACGCACCGAGGTGTTCTGCGACCTGTACACGGTGGCCCGCCAGGGGCTGGCCGTGTCGGTGCCGTCGTACTCCATCAAGAAGCTCGAGGCCTTCTACCGCGCCGGACGCAACACCGACGTGACCTCCGGAATGGAGAGCGTCGTCGCCTACGAGGACTGGCTCGACACCGGAAACCAGGCCCTGCTCGACGACATCGAGGCCTACAACCGCGACGACTGCGTCTCCACCCTCGAACTGCGGGACTGGCTGGTCTCGATCCGCCCGCCGGCCGCACCCGCCGAACCCGACCCGGACGACGACGGCGCCGAAGACACCGAGCCGACCGACAATCAGCTGCGCGACGAACGCCGAGCGGCACTCGTCGAACGCCTCCTCGACGGCACGGCCGCCACAGAACCCGGCGGCGGCGGCCCCATCGACCCGACCGTCCTTCTCGCCGGCCTGTTGGGGTTCCATCGCCGCGAGGCCCGCCCCGCCTCATGGCAGATCTTCGCCCGCCAGAACATGACCGACGCAGAACTCGTCGACGACAGCGAATCCATCGGTCAGATCACCTACGAAGGCCCGGTCGACACCGAGAAGCAGTCCATCATCCACCGCTACCGCTTCGACCCGGACCAGTCCCACAAGCTCGGGGCCGGCGACAAGGTGCTGGACCCCGACACTCTCGACGGCGTCGGGGCGATCCGGGCGCTCGACGACACCGAGGGCACCGTCGACTTCAAGGTGGGCAAGAACCGGCCGGCACCCACCCCCCGTGGGCTGATCCCCGGCTGGGGACCCCCCACCGCTTCCCTCGAGGAGGCGCTCCTCGAGATCGGCGAGTGGGTGGCCGACAACGGGATCGCCACACCAGGGCCGTACCGGGCGGCGCTGGACCTGTTGCGCCGCGTCCCTCCCCGACTCGGCGACCACACGCCCGGCGCCCCGCTCGTGCTGGACGATGACCCCTCGGGCGCGCTCCCCGGCCTGGCCGCCCGCCTCGACCACTCCCACCTCGCCGTCCAGGGTCCACCGGGCTCGGGCAAGACCTACGCAGGCGCCGAACTGATCTGTCACCTCGTGCAACTCGGCCGCAAGGTCGGCGTGACCGCCAACTCCCACGCCGTCATCGAGAACCTGCTGACCGAGACGTGCGAACACGCCGACGGCGACATCCGGGCGATCAAGATCGGCGGCGACCACGACCCCGAAGAGGTGGACTTCGAGTGCGCGGGGAACCACCCCGGCACCCGCGACGACATCGTCAGCCACGAAGGCGGGCTCGTCGTCGGCGGGTCGGCGTGGTTCTTCAGCCACGCCGACATGCGTGACGTCTTCGACGTGATCGTCATCGACGAAGCCGGGCAGCTGTCGCTCGCCAACGCCGTGGCGGTGTCGACCGGCGCCGACAGCCTCGTCCTGCTCGGTGACCCCCAACAGCTGGACCAGCCGATGCAGGGCTCGCACCCGCCCGGCACCGCCACCTCCGCTCTCGGCCACCTCATCGGCCACCACGACACCCTCCCGCCCGAACTCGGCGTGTTCCTGGACCGGACGTGGCGCATGCACGCCGACGTGTGCGGCCCCGTCTCCGAGCTCTCCTACGACGGACGGCTCCGGAGCCGGGACCTCTGCGCGGCCCGGCGCCTCCTCGACCACGGGACCGGCATCCGCTGGGTGCCCGTCGCCCACGAGGGCTGCCGCAACGAGTCCCCCGCCGAGGCCGAACGGGTGTCGGAGATCGTGGACGCGCTCCTCGCGGACGGCTGGGTGAACGACGACGGCGCCAAGGTGGCGCTGACCGCCGCCGAGATCCTGGTGATCGCGCCGTACAACGCGCAGGTGCGCCGGCTCCGCAGCGTCCTCGGCGAGCGGGCCCGGGTCGGCACGGTCGACAAGTTCCAGGGGCAACAGGCCGCCGTCGCCATCTTCTCGATGGCGGCGAGCTCCGCCGAGGACATCCCCCGCGGCGTCGAGTTCCAGTTCAGCCGCAACCGCCTCAACGTGGCGATCAGCCGGGCGAAGTGCCTCAGCATCGTCGTCGGCAGCGAACGCCTCCTCGACGCCCGCTGCCGCAACCGGGACCAGCTCAGCCTCGTCAACGCCCTGTGCCGCCTGGTCGAGACCGCGCAACGGCTCCCGGGCGGACTATGA
- a CDS encoding DUF1971 domain-containing protein has product MLADLELPDHVSFVRATAGFTADTVPVGLLKAHRVAAGNWGLLRVIAGTVTFVLEETGESRELHPGDAQVIEPDTAHHVEPDADAVFVVEFHR; this is encoded by the coding sequence ATGCTCGCCGATCTCGAACTGCCCGACCATGTGAGCTTCGTGCGCGCCACCGCGGGGTTCACCGCCGACACGGTCCCCGTCGGCCTGCTGAAAGCGCACCGCGTAGCCGCCGGGAACTGGGGGCTGCTGCGGGTGATCGCCGGGACCGTCACCTTCGTGCTCGAGGAGACAGGCGAGTCCCGCGAGCTGCACCCCGGCGACGCGCAGGTCATCGAACCCGACACCGCCCACCACGTCGAGCCCGACGCCGACGCGGTCTTCGTCGTCGAATTCCACCGCTGA